In Candidatus Defluviilinea proxima, a single genomic region encodes these proteins:
- a CDS encoding beta-galactosidase, whose translation MNFPHILYGGDYNPDQWTPEIWKEDARLMKEAGVNLVSLGIFSWTKMEPKPGVFDFAWLDQIIDLLYAHGVSVNLATPTASPPAWMVTKHPEMLPITVDGVKLWQGSRRHYCPHNPDYRKYATRIAAQLAERYKDHPALAMWHVDNEYGCHISECYCDNSAAAFRVWLKEKYGTLDKLNLAWGTAFWSQIYTDWEEIHHPKRSPAQINPTQQLDWSRFSSDSWLVCFEEQKSTLKAITPHIPVTTNFMGFHKGVDYFKFAQHEDVVSQDSYPDTFDPDWMAQAGMVCDLIRSVGERRPWIMMEQATSQVNWRQRNAVKRPGVMRLGSYQAVARGANGVMFFQWRQSKAGAEKHHSGMVPHGGTETRVWREVKTLGNELKKLDPILTSQVKADVAILMDWNNWWALELDSKPSVDLKLLPQLYSYYKPLFDRNITVDFAHPESDLSKYKLVIAPNLYLVNDASAKNINQYVQNGGNLVMSFFSGIVDENEHIRLGGYPAPFRDMLGLTVEEYAPYSETQTNSIRTMDGKKFKCTFWGDVINLNGAETIIAAFEQDYYAGKPAITQNIFGKGNAFYIGTLPNPDGMEWVLELACKTADVQSVTLPAGVELLRRTNGKSEFVFALNYSDQVATVPLERSGIDLLTGNKINNSVGLEPKGVAVIQVG comes from the coding sequence ATGAATTTTCCTCACATCCTCTACGGAGGTGATTACAACCCCGATCAATGGACACCCGAAATCTGGAAGGAGGATGCGCGCCTGATGAAGGAGGCGGGGGTCAATCTTGTTTCACTGGGTATCTTCTCGTGGACGAAAATGGAGCCCAAGCCTGGCGTCTTCGATTTCGCATGGCTCGATCAAATCATTGATTTGCTTTATGCACATGGCGTCTCCGTGAACCTTGCCACACCCACAGCATCCCCTCCCGCATGGATGGTGACGAAACATCCGGAGATGCTTCCCATCACTGTCGATGGCGTCAAACTCTGGCAGGGCTCACGCCGCCACTATTGCCCGCACAATCCTGATTATCGAAAGTACGCAACTCGTATCGCCGCGCAATTGGCCGAGCGGTACAAAGATCATCCCGCCCTCGCCATGTGGCACGTAGATAATGAGTATGGTTGCCACATCAGCGAATGTTATTGCGATAACTCCGCCGCCGCGTTTCGTGTGTGGCTCAAAGAAAAATATGGCACGCTCGACAAATTGAATCTTGCATGGGGTACGGCATTCTGGAGTCAGATTTATACGGATTGGGAGGAGATTCATCATCCCAAACGTTCCCCTGCTCAAATCAACCCGACTCAACAACTGGACTGGTCACGCTTCTCTTCGGACTCGTGGCTGGTCTGCTTCGAGGAGCAGAAATCCACACTGAAAGCGATCACCCCTCACATCCCCGTCACAACGAACTTCATGGGCTTCCACAAAGGCGTGGACTATTTCAAATTTGCCCAACATGAAGATGTTGTCTCACAAGATAGCTACCCCGACACCTTCGACCCCGATTGGATGGCGCAAGCTGGCATGGTTTGTGATCTGATCCGCTCTGTTGGTGAGCGCCGTCCATGGATCATGATGGAGCAAGCCACATCGCAAGTCAACTGGCGGCAGCGCAATGCGGTCAAACGTCCAGGTGTGATGCGGCTCGGAAGTTATCAAGCAGTTGCCCGTGGCGCGAACGGTGTCATGTTCTTCCAATGGAGGCAATCCAAAGCGGGTGCCGAGAAACATCACAGTGGCATGGTCCCACACGGCGGAACAGAAACACGGGTATGGCGTGAAGTCAAAACGTTGGGAAACGAACTAAAGAAACTTGACCCGATCCTTACAAGTCAGGTCAAAGCGGATGTTGCCATCCTCATGGATTGGAACAACTGGTGGGCACTCGAGCTCGATAGCAAGCCATCAGTTGACTTGAAACTGCTTCCACAACTGTACTCGTACTACAAGCCACTCTTTGACCGTAATATCACAGTTGACTTTGCCCATCCCGAATCGGATCTTTCAAAATACAAATTGGTCATCGCCCCGAATTTATATCTGGTTAATGATGCGTCCGCAAAAAATATTAATCAATATGTCCAAAACGGCGGCAATTTGGTCATGTCCTTCTTCAGCGGCATTGTGGACGAGAACGAACATATCCGCTTGGGAGGCTACCCTGCTCCCTTCCGTGACATGTTGGGGTTGACCGTCGAAGAATATGCTCCGTATTCTGAAACACAAACCAACTCCATCCGCACCATGGATGGAAAGAAGTTCAAATGCACGTTCTGGGGCGATGTCATTAACTTGAACGGCGCAGAAACGATCATCGCCGCATTTGAACAGGATTACTATGCAGGGAAACCTGCCATTACACAAAATATCTTCGGCAAAGGCAATGCCTTCTATATCGGCACACTTCCCAACCCTGACGGCATGGAATGGGTACTTGAACTCGCCTGCAAGACAGCAGATGTTCAATCTGTAACTTTGCCCGCTGGCGTCGAACTACTGCGCCGTACAAATGGGAAATCAGAATTCGTGTTCGCTCTGAACTATTCAGACCAAGTGGCAACTGTCCCGTTAGAAAGAAGCGGAATCGATCTGCTCACAGGCAACAAGATAAACAACTCCGTTGGGCTTGAACCCAAAGGCGTTGCGGTCATTCAAGTTGGTTGA
- a CDS encoding response regulator transcription factor, which translates to MMDSLSTSPSKQHPDIVVVGGDSSLHYLLQRYAERIGYPVRVEESSLSAEAIRKSEPVAVIFPSVEILEGAQSLAVELTNFDIPIIVCSSVFDQARTHELGADYCLLHPLVFDSFSSTVSAAVKSKLENRASKAEEQAQAPINPV; encoded by the coding sequence ATGATGGATTCATTATCAACATCCCCCTCCAAGCAACACCCTGATATTGTGGTTGTAGGAGGCGATTCATCCTTACATTACCTGCTTCAACGATATGCGGAGCGCATCGGATATCCTGTAAGGGTGGAAGAAAGCTCATTGTCGGCAGAGGCAATTCGAAAGTCTGAACCTGTAGCGGTAATTTTCCCATCCGTGGAAATTCTGGAAGGGGCGCAGTCTTTGGCAGTGGAGTTGACGAATTTCGATATCCCGATCATTGTGTGTTCCTCGGTGTTCGATCAGGCAAGAACGCACGAATTGGGCGCGGACTATTGTCTCCTGCACCCGTTAGTGTTTGATAGCTTTTCATCTACTGTGAGTGCAGCTGTCAAATCCAAATTGGAGAACCGGGCATCCAAGGCTGAGGAACAGGCACAGGCCCCCATTAATCCAGTTTAG
- a CDS encoding extracellular solute-binding protein, producing MKKLVTLFSFITVLGLLLSACGGAAPVTEAPAEQPAETAAPVEPTAVPTEKPAEPAATLTIWADDTRTPILQGLADEFLAEYNVALVVEDLGKVQDIRSQAIIAIPAGEGPDIFVGVHDWLGSLTESGLVAPIDLGDKKDEFVQSNLDAFTYTDGKLYGLPYASENIGFFYNTELVPEPPTTWAEVLEISRALKAEGKVDYAIAVSSGPLYNALPIQTAFKGYVFGVDDKGAWNPNDVGLDSAGEIAGVTWMADAVKEGLMPNTFDYETAHSLFETGKIPFLMAGPWALDRIRASGVPYAVAPFFPDEGVPFLGVQGFMVNAFSENALLAQAFLTEFVATEDTMQLLYETGLRPSSFKSVLATTNDPDLKAMGEAGTNAMPMPNIPEMGSVWTAADNGITLAVTGEQTPEEAMTEAANQVRSLISGALAGMVNLPGSYQAKTECGAEWDPACQATAMEKGDDGLYRLTVDLPAGDYAFKVALDGSWTVSYGSDGTTSGGDYALKLAADSKVTFTYDPETHMVEVVTE from the coding sequence ATGAAAAAGTTAGTAACGTTGTTTTCGTTCATCACTGTGCTTGGGCTTTTGCTGTCTGCCTGCGGTGGAGCCGCACCTGTAACCGAAGCACCTGCTGAACAACCGGCGGAAACCGCCGCGCCTGTTGAACCAACCGCAGTACCCACAGAGAAACCGGCTGAACCTGCGGCGACTTTAACCATATGGGCAGACGACACCCGCACACCTATTTTGCAAGGACTCGCAGACGAATTCCTCGCTGAATATAATGTTGCGCTTGTTGTCGAAGACCTGGGCAAAGTTCAAGATATTCGCTCCCAGGCGATCATTGCTATTCCGGCTGGAGAAGGCCCCGATATCTTCGTCGGTGTACATGACTGGCTTGGTTCATTAACTGAGAGCGGTCTCGTAGCCCCCATCGACCTTGGTGATAAGAAAGATGAATTCGTTCAGTCAAACCTGGATGCGTTTACTTATACCGATGGCAAACTTTATGGTCTGCCATACGCATCTGAGAACATCGGCTTCTTCTACAATACCGAACTGGTGCCAGAACCGCCTACAACCTGGGCGGAGGTTCTTGAGATCAGCCGCGCTCTAAAGGCAGAAGGCAAAGTGGATTACGCCATCGCAGTCTCCTCTGGGCCTCTATACAATGCATTGCCGATCCAAACTGCTTTTAAAGGTTATGTATTTGGCGTGGACGATAAGGGCGCATGGAATCCTAATGATGTTGGTCTTGACAGCGCTGGCGAGATCGCCGGTGTGACATGGATGGCCGATGCAGTCAAAGAAGGTCTCATGCCAAACACCTTCGATTACGAAACCGCTCACTCGTTGTTTGAAACTGGAAAGATCCCCTTCTTGATGGCGGGCCCGTGGGCATTGGATCGCATCCGCGCCTCAGGTGTCCCATATGCCGTGGCTCCGTTCTTCCCCGATGAAGGTGTTCCGTTCCTCGGCGTACAGGGTTTCATGGTCAATGCTTTCAGCGAGAATGCCTTGCTTGCTCAAGCCTTCCTGACCGAATTTGTTGCCACAGAAGATACAATGCAATTGCTCTACGAAACCGGCCTGCGCCCCTCTTCATTCAAATCCGTTTTGGCCACCACCAACGACCCCGACCTGAAAGCCATGGGTGAAGCTGGTACCAATGCAATGCCCATGCCAAACATCCCTGAAATGGGTTCCGTGTGGACCGCTGCCGATAACGGTATTACACTGGCCGTGACCGGCGAACAGACCCCGGAAGAGGCCATGACCGAAGCCGCGAATCAGGTCCGTTCCTTGATCTCAGGTGCACTTGCTGGAATGGTTAACCTGCCTGGTAGCTATCAAGCCAAGACAGAGTGTGGCGCTGAGTGGGATCCCGCCTGTCAGGCAACCGCTATGGAAAAGGGCGATGATGGGCTCTATAGACTCACTGTTGATCTACCTGCTGGTGATTATGCATTCAAAGTTGCCCTGGACGGCTCCTGGACTGTGAGCTACGGCTCCGATGGAACAACATCGGGTGGCGATTACGCTCTCAAACTGGCTGCTGATAGTAAGGTAACCTTTACCTATGATCCAGAAACTCATATGGTAGAAGTCGTAACTGAATAG
- a CDS encoding ABC transporter permease subunit: MPNSTSQNIPKPDTSSRTNIGTSLLRLALLIATDIAAVWILSKLIFLGYLPLAGVIFIIAIFVNFILLRQKAYPIRWMAIGLILMGLFTIYPIFFTVWVSFTNYGEGHLITKEQAVVQIEKEKYLPETGKAYSWTAFKSSEDNYVLWLQDEEGNAYLAKPGEPLTQPQPGEAGLGELDSNGIPEKIEGYKRLNAIIAATDKNLTEIRFGEEGTTIQVRSPKEAAELLPKYVYDPDQDAMIEQETGNIFRNLRGTFTSSTGQVLRPGFVEMVQFANFKEFFVSPALRGPLVRIVAWNFAFAILSLLLNFAMGLVIAIMFNDENFPFKRLIRSLLIIPYTVPALLTILIWRGMLNPELGVVSRMLESLFGWAPPWFTDQWWAKVAILLINLWLSYPYFMLVCSGALQSIPEDYYSAAQVDGANAWQQFRRITLPLLLVAVGPLLIASFVFNFNNFNLIYIFNAGGPPIAGTPTPAGHTDILISYVYNLAFTASRGVDYGFAAAITIVIFFIVGTITILQFRYTNMWEEVSENV, from the coding sequence ATGCCTAATAGTACATCCCAGAACATTCCAAAGCCTGATACATCATCCCGAACGAACATTGGGACTTCGCTATTGCGGCTGGCACTTCTAATCGCAACAGATATTGCGGCAGTTTGGATTCTCAGTAAGCTAATATTTCTTGGTTACCTCCCACTGGCGGGTGTAATCTTTATCATTGCAATCTTTGTAAACTTTATACTTCTGCGCCAGAAGGCCTATCCAATTCGTTGGATGGCGATTGGCTTGATTCTTATGGGGTTGTTCACGATATACCCAATCTTTTTTACAGTCTGGGTTTCCTTCACAAATTATGGAGAAGGGCATCTGATCACCAAGGAACAGGCTGTCGTACAGATCGAGAAGGAAAAATATCTGCCAGAAACTGGAAAAGCATATTCATGGACGGCATTTAAATCGTCGGAAGATAACTATGTACTCTGGCTTCAAGATGAGGAAGGAAATGCATATCTGGCAAAACCGGGGGAACCACTTACCCAACCTCAACCCGGCGAAGCGGGACTCGGAGAACTTGACAGCAACGGTATTCCGGAAAAGATCGAAGGCTATAAAAGATTGAACGCCATCATAGCTGCAACAGATAAAAACCTGACCGAAATCCGATTTGGAGAAGAAGGAACAACGATCCAGGTTCGATCTCCAAAGGAAGCAGCTGAGTTATTGCCCAAGTATGTTTACGATCCTGATCAAGATGCCATGATCGAACAGGAAACTGGGAATATATTCAGGAACCTACGAGGGACTTTCACATCATCAACAGGTCAGGTATTACGGCCTGGGTTTGTTGAGATGGTCCAATTTGCCAATTTCAAGGAGTTTTTTGTCAGTCCCGCCTTGCGAGGTCCATTGGTGCGGATCGTTGCGTGGAACTTTGCCTTTGCAATTTTGAGTCTGCTTTTGAACTTTGCGATGGGACTCGTTATCGCCATTATGTTCAACGATGAGAATTTTCCATTCAAAAGACTCATTCGATCTCTGTTGATCATTCCCTACACTGTCCCTGCCCTGTTGACCATTTTGATCTGGCGCGGCATGCTTAACCCGGAACTGGGTGTAGTCTCCCGCATGCTCGAATCACTGTTTGGGTGGGCGCCTCCCTGGTTTACCGATCAGTGGTGGGCCAAGGTCGCTATTCTTCTCATCAATCTTTGGTTGAGTTACCCCTACTTCATGTTGGTTTGTAGTGGTGCCTTGCAATCCATCCCTGAGGATTACTATTCGGCGGCACAGGTTGATGGAGCAAACGCATGGCAACAATTCCGCAGGATCACATTGCCGCTGTTACTGGTTGCTGTTGGTCCTTTGTTGATCGCTTCATTCGTATTCAACTTCAACAACTTCAACTTGATCTATATCTTCAACGCGGGAGGTCCGCCAATCGCCGGCACGCCCACCCCGGCGGGACATACGGACATCTTGATCAGTTATGTCTATAACCTGGCTTTCACAGCCAGCCGTGGCGTGGATTATGGCTTCGCGGCAGCGATCACCATCGTTATCTTCTTCATCGTCGGCACCATTACCATCCTGCAGTTCCGTTATACCAACATGTGGGAGGAGGTCAGTGAAAATGTCTAA
- a CDS encoding sugar ABC transporter permease produces MSNSKSFQSFITSTSVQRRISVSLRLFIAVFLIIFSVFPILWVISASFNPTGSLATQTLIPKNPGLDNYRTLLTSGEFPFWTWFGNSLKIALITDVLSLSITTIAAYAFSRFRFRGRQTLLKAILLIQVFPALLALVATFLMISQIGDIFPSLGLNTHASLILVYLGGAMGINIWLMKGFLDTIPRDIDESAMVEGATDWQIFTRLILPLLRPILVVIAILNYIGTYSEFILARVLLKGSEQYTLMVGLQVFAGAQFNQRWGVFAAGVLIGALPIMAIYLILQDQIVGGLTQGAVKG; encoded by the coding sequence ATGTCTAATTCCAAGTCTTTTCAAAGTTTCATCACTTCCACCAGCGTGCAACGCAGGATCAGTGTAAGTCTGCGTTTGTTCATTGCCGTTTTTCTGATCATCTTCTCTGTGTTTCCCATCCTTTGGGTGATATCCGCATCATTTAATCCAACAGGTTCGCTGGCAACACAAACATTGATCCCCAAGAACCCGGGGTTGGATAATTATCGAACCTTGTTGACATCCGGCGAGTTCCCATTTTGGACCTGGTTCGGCAACTCACTTAAGATCGCTTTGATCACAGATGTGTTATCGCTTTCGATCACAACCATCGCGGCGTATGCGTTTTCACGTTTTCGTTTCCGAGGTCGCCAAACACTACTTAAAGCTATTTTGCTTATACAGGTGTTCCCCGCGTTATTGGCGCTTGTAGCTACATTTCTGATGATCTCACAAATCGGAGATATCTTCCCATCCCTTGGATTAAATACCCACGCGAGTCTCATCCTTGTATATCTGGGCGGAGCCATGGGAATCAACATCTGGCTGATGAAGGGTTTCCTCGACACCATTCCGCGAGATATTGACGAGTCGGCCATGGTGGAGGGAGCCACAGATTGGCAGATCTTCACAAGATTGATCCTGCCATTATTACGTCCGATACTTGTTGTCATTGCGATCCTCAACTACATCGGCACTTACAGTGAGTTTATTCTCGCGCGTGTATTGCTCAAAGGAAGTGAACAATACACGTTGATGGTTGGATTACAGGTTTTCGCAGGCGCACAATTCAATCAACGATGGGGGGTGTTTGCGGCTGGTGTATTGATCGGAGCACTACCTATTATGGCAATTTACCTTATCCTTCAAGACCAGATCGTAGGCGGCTTGACCCAAGGCGCGGTAAAAGGGTAA
- a CDS encoding glycosyl hydrolase 53 family protein, with amino-acid sequence MPVKKRIWITIAILLGIFGGIVGCTSPSPTATPSVPTITQESEPTATGPIELVNPGFEEQGADGVLAGWTSTGKPEAVMVEKNGHFSDSRLTHKASENHLVETSQVVSGLADGWYTLQAWVRSSGGQVEVYLALSCGGEEKRAYIPATTPGYRWIHLVVANQATDGQCTINLHSFGLSESWASFDDIELVPGRAELSILGADISSLKKSEDKGGVYKYADGTEADALQILKDNGMNYARLRIWVDPADGYHNKNEILEMATRLKSQGIKLLVDFHYSDDWADPGKQYKPKAWEDLDFEGLKQALYDHTFDVCNSLIAQGTPPDMVQVGNEINSGILWPDGHTWDPANWDGLAKLLTTGYEAIKACSPETRVMLHIAEGGDVEMSHWVFDNLTRRDVPFDVIGVSYYPFWHGTLAELQGNLNDISERYDKDVVVAEFAYPFTILEDDTLANIANRNMATDGYLFTPDGQRRMLRDVMSVVRGVPNGRGLGVFYWDATWTAVPGNGWDTKNPKSENAWENQALFDFNDRALPALEEYLNP; translated from the coding sequence ATGCCTGTAAAAAAGCGGATTTGGATAACCATTGCCATTCTATTGGGAATATTTGGCGGCATTGTTGGGTGTACCTCACCATCCCCCACTGCAACCCCAAGTGTGCCAACTATTACACAGGAGAGCGAACCTACAGCGACAGGCCCGATTGAACTGGTAAATCCTGGCTTTGAAGAACAAGGGGCAGATGGGGTTCTCGCAGGCTGGACAAGTACCGGCAAGCCTGAAGCGGTAATGGTCGAGAAGAATGGTCACTTTAGTGATTCGCGTCTAACACATAAGGCATCCGAAAATCATCTTGTGGAAACATCACAAGTAGTAAGCGGATTGGCAGATGGATGGTACACGTTGCAGGCGTGGGTCCGTTCCAGCGGCGGACAGGTCGAAGTATATCTGGCACTCAGTTGCGGGGGCGAAGAGAAGCGGGCGTATATCCCTGCAACAACCCCCGGTTATCGTTGGATACACTTGGTTGTTGCTAATCAGGCAACGGATGGTCAATGTACGATTAACTTGCACTCATTTGGCTTGTCTGAAAGTTGGGCCAGTTTCGATGATATCGAATTGGTTCCGGGACGAGCTGAGCTTTCCATCCTTGGCGCGGATATATCCAGCTTGAAAAAATCTGAGGATAAGGGTGGCGTCTATAAATATGCCGATGGGACCGAGGCCGATGCTCTGCAAATCTTGAAAGATAACGGAATGAATTATGCCCGCCTGCGCATATGGGTGGACCCTGCCGATGGTTATCACAATAAAAACGAAATCCTTGAAATGGCAACAAGGCTTAAGAGTCAGGGCATCAAACTTCTGGTGGACTTCCATTATTCAGATGATTGGGCAGACCCCGGCAAGCAATATAAACCTAAGGCATGGGAAGATTTAGATTTCGAAGGACTCAAACAAGCCCTTTACGATCATACATTCGATGTGTGCAATAGTCTTATTGCACAAGGCACACCACCAGACATGGTTCAAGTGGGCAACGAGATCAACTCCGGCATCCTGTGGCCTGATGGTCACACATGGGACCCGGCAAACTGGGACGGTCTGGCAAAGCTGCTCACAACAGGTTATGAAGCTATCAAAGCCTGTTCACCTGAAACGCGTGTAATGCTTCACATCGCTGAAGGCGGTGATGTTGAAATGTCACATTGGGTGTTTGATAATCTCACACGTAGGGACGTCCCATTCGATGTGATCGGCGTTTCGTATTATCCGTTCTGGCATGGAACTCTGGCAGAACTGCAGGGCAACCTCAATGATATTTCGGAACGTTACGACAAAGATGTTGTTGTGGCCGAGTTCGCTTATCCATTCACCATCCTTGAAGACGATACCCTCGCTAACATTGCCAACAGGAACATGGCCACCGATGGTTATCTGTTCACACCAGATGGACAACGCCGTATGCTAAGAGATGTCATGTCCGTTGTCCGCGGTGTACCAAACGGACGCGGCTTGGGCGTCTTTTATTGGGATGCTACATGGACCGCTGTGCCCGGCAATGGCTGGGACACAAAAAACCCAAAGTCTGAAAACGCCTGGGAAAACCAGGCCCTGTTTGATTTCAATGATCGTGCATTACCGGCATTGGAAGAATATCTCAATCCATAA
- a CDS encoding glycosyl hydrolase 53 family protein, with amino-acid sequence MHKLSILGADISSLKKSEDCGGVYYYEDGTQADALKIMKDHGMNWMRIRVWLNSPDGYHGKAQLLEMAKRIKNIGMKLLVDFHYSDSWADPGKQPKPASWEGLDFDNLKKALYDHTYDVCNSLKEQGTPPDMVQVGNEIANGMVWPEGKNDKSFDNLAALLKEGYRAVKDCSSEIQVMLHIDRGGDNELYRWWFDNIIEQGVPFDLIGASYYPYWHGTFTDLQNNLNDVAIRYNKDILLVETSYAFTAEDNDNYENIVRTEEQPGYPFTTEGQAKMLADIMEVIRTIPNGRGLGVMWWDATWTAVPGNGWDPFHPEFGNNWENQALFDFNNRALPAMNLFNQS; translated from the coding sequence ATGCACAAGTTAAGCATCCTCGGCGCGGACATTTCCAGCCTGAAAAAATCGGAAGACTGCGGCGGTGTGTACTACTATGAAGATGGCACACAAGCCGATGCATTGAAGATCATGAAAGATCACGGCATGAACTGGATGCGCATCCGTGTGTGGCTGAATTCACCAGATGGGTATCATGGCAAAGCACAACTATTAGAAATGGCAAAGCGGATCAAGAACATTGGGATGAAACTGCTTGTCGACTTCCATTACTCTGATAGTTGGGCAGACCCCGGCAAACAACCCAAACCCGCTTCATGGGAAGGGCTTGATTTTGACAATCTTAAAAAAGCACTTTACGATCACACCTATGATGTGTGCAACAGCTTGAAAGAACAGGGCACACCGCCAGACATGGTACAGGTTGGCAACGAGATCGCGAACGGCATGGTGTGGCCTGAGGGTAAAAACGATAAGAGTTTCGATAATCTTGCCGCCTTGCTCAAGGAAGGCTATCGCGCGGTCAAGGACTGTTCATCCGAAATACAAGTGATGTTACACATAGACAGAGGTGGTGACAACGAACTATATCGCTGGTGGTTCGACAACATCATCGAACAGGGAGTGCCATTCGACCTGATCGGCGCATCGTATTATCCTTACTGGCACGGGACATTCACCGACCTACAGAATAATTTAAATGACGTTGCCATCCGCTACAACAAGGATATCCTCCTCGTTGAAACATCCTACGCATTCACCGCTGAAGATAACGACAACTACGAAAACATCGTCCGCACGGAGGAACAACCTGGCTATCCCTTCACGACTGAGGGTCAAGCAAAAATGCTGGCAGATATCATGGAAGTGATTCGCACCATCCCGAACGGACGCGGTCTGGGAGTCATGTGGTGGGATGCCACATGGACAGCTGTACCGGGTAATGGCTGGGATCCGTTTCATCCCGAGTTTGGCAACAACTGGGAAAACCAAGCATTGTTCGATTTTAACAATCGTGCCCTACCAGCAATGAATTTATTCAACCAATCATAA